From Halobacterium sp. R2-5, the proteins below share one genomic window:
- a CDS encoding DUF5518 domain-containing protein, producing MVPDPSTPTDASATDREFSAVVSGVLGGLVGAFLSFVPFATVLGGGVAGYLTNGTPREGARAGAIAGFVMFIPVTLVLFFLLFLLGFGGTPAAIGVLGLVVVFFVALYTLGLGALGGYLGASVRTEW from the coding sequence GTGGTCCCCGACCCCTCCACGCCGACCGACGCGTCGGCGACAGACCGGGAGTTCAGCGCGGTAGTCAGCGGCGTCCTCGGCGGGCTCGTCGGCGCGTTCCTCTCGTTCGTCCCGTTCGCGACCGTACTCGGCGGCGGCGTCGCCGGCTATCTCACGAACGGAACTCCCAGAGAGGGAGCCCGGGCCGGCGCCATCGCGGGATTCGTCATGTTCATTCCGGTGACGCTGGTGCTGTTCTTCCTGCTGTTCCTCCTCGGGTTCGGCGGCACACCGGCAGCCATCGGCGTGCTCGGACTCGTCGTGGTGTTCTTCGTCGCCCTGTACACGCTCGGGCTGGGTGCGCTCGGCGGCTACCTCGGTGCCTCTGTGCGGACCGAGTGGTAG
- a CDS encoding type IV pilin: MKEISFEIPDRDERGVSPVIGVILMVAITVILAAVIASFVLGFGDSVSENVQAGADISQTNDGNASVTWISEGNAESLNVSVSDDSVTLDPSPGNLSNVGDSVRVQNATETDVTVTVTAIGSGGSRTVVAQEEVTVGTGS, encoded by the coding sequence ATGAAGGAAATCAGTTTCGAGATCCCCGACCGCGACGAGCGCGGGGTGTCGCCGGTCATCGGCGTCATCCTGATGGTAGCGATCACAGTCATCCTGGCCGCCGTCATCGCGAGCTTCGTGCTCGGGTTCGGTGACAGCGTCAGCGAGAACGTCCAGGCCGGCGCGGACATCAGCCAGACCAACGACGGCAACGCCAGCGTCACCTGGATCAGTGAGGGGAACGCAGAGAGTCTGAACGTCTCTGTTAGCGACGACTCTGTCACGCTCGACCCATCCCCTGGAAACTTGAGTAACGTCGGCGACTCCGTTAGAGTCCAGAACGCGACCGAGACCGACGTGACGGTCACGGTAACCGCAATCGGCAGCGGCGGTTCCCGTACGGTCGTCGCGCAGGAAGAAGTCACCGTCGGCACGGGCAGCTAA
- a CDS encoding AAC(3) family N-acetyltransferase: MNDTVRPVRELRRWRTVAREEYTRMLKDRVRDTSASGFPFAELRAILDDYVESEIFVHVGLSDVNAAFGGRSYGRLYDELTDQFESVLVPGFTPSFRNSGVYHKQFSRPQVGMFPVLFMDDADYRTDDALHSIQVAGDYRFEDCNHHDSFGPDGCYAKIDEDNVLIANIGTDRLVSTQYHYVSLQADTPYHTDETHSGAIYYDETDHRRIAQKNDAFRGVYKWNRWKMEDYLEEQGVLERRDRNGLKLSFFRAGDMRDALEPKIERDPYYMVT, translated from the coding sequence ATGAACGACACCGTCCGTCCGGTCCGCGAGCTCCGACGGTGGCGGACCGTCGCCCGGGAAGAGTACACGCGCATGCTGAAAGACCGCGTCAGGGACACGTCCGCCTCCGGCTTCCCGTTCGCGGAGCTCCGGGCGATTCTGGACGACTACGTGGAGAGCGAGATCTTCGTCCACGTCGGCCTGAGCGACGTGAACGCCGCCTTCGGCGGGCGGTCGTACGGGCGGCTGTACGACGAGCTCACGGACCAGTTCGAGAGCGTGCTGGTCCCTGGGTTCACGCCGAGCTTCCGGAATTCGGGCGTCTACCACAAGCAGTTCTCCCGGCCGCAGGTCGGGATGTTCCCCGTCCTGTTCATGGACGACGCCGACTACCGCACGGACGACGCTCTCCACTCGATTCAGGTCGCGGGGGACTACCGCTTCGAGGACTGCAACCACCACGACTCGTTCGGCCCCGACGGCTGTTACGCCAAGATCGACGAGGACAACGTCCTCATCGCGAACATCGGCACGGACCGCCTCGTCTCCACGCAGTACCACTACGTCTCCCTGCAGGCCGACACGCCGTATCACACCGACGAAACCCACTCCGGAGCGATCTACTACGACGAGACCGACCACCGCCGGATCGCCCAGAAGAACGACGCGTTCAGGGGCGTCTACAAGTGGAACCGGTGGAAGATGGAGGACTACCTCGAAGAACAGGGGGTCCTCGAACGGCGCGACCGGAACGGCCTGAAGCTGTCCTTCTTCAGGGCCGGCGACATGCGGGACGCGCTGGAACCGAAAATCGAGCGCGACCCGTACTACATGGTCACCTGA
- a CDS encoding plastocyanin/azurin family copper-binding protein produces the protein MTNYSRRQYLGVLGAGAVASTGLSQPASAQETPVVKMGNNYFDPIGLRVEPGTTVRFEIAAGAHSATAYENRIPSDASAFDSGTISSGTFEYTFEEPGTYDYYCIPHESVGMVGRIVVGSPGGPAEESPIPDGDVPESDAIVEQGAIAYGSSTDGDGYSDDGMMGPGMGSGPGMMNGRNGGWFGGLPFVGGALGMLGLAGGLLYWALGRGDTPSRRDDSAMETLRRRYARGELDEEEFQKRRERLETEREDASR, from the coding sequence ATGACGAACTACAGCCGACGTCAGTACCTGGGAGTGCTCGGTGCCGGCGCAGTCGCCAGCACGGGTCTCTCTCAGCCAGCGAGCGCACAGGAGACTCCCGTCGTGAAGATGGGCAACAACTACTTCGACCCGATCGGCCTCCGCGTCGAACCCGGCACGACCGTCCGCTTCGAGATAGCGGCCGGTGCACACTCGGCAACGGCCTACGAGAACCGGATCCCGTCCGACGCCAGCGCGTTCGACAGTGGGACCATCTCGTCGGGAACCTTCGAGTACACGTTCGAAGAACCGGGCACGTACGACTACTACTGCATCCCGCACGAGTCAGTCGGGATGGTCGGCCGCATCGTCGTCGGTAGCCCTGGCGGCCCAGCCGAAGAGAGCCCGATTCCGGACGGTGACGTGCCCGAGAGCGACGCGATCGTCGAACAGGGCGCGATAGCGTATGGATCTAGCACCGACGGTGACGGGTACTCCGACGACGGAATGATGGGTCCGGGGATGGGGTCTGGCCCGGGGATGATGAACGGCCGGAACGGTGGATGGTTCGGTGGGCTGCCGTTCGTCGGCGGGGCGCTCGGAATGCTTGGGCTGGCCGGCGGACTCCTCTACTGGGCACTGGGCCGAGGTGACACGCCGTCCCGGCGTGACGATTCCGCGATGGAAACCCTCCGACGCCGGTACGCACGAGGCGAGCTCGACGAAGAAGAGTTCCAGAAGCGTCGTGAACGGCTGGAGACTGAGAGAGAAGACGCATCTCGGTGA
- a CDS encoding thioredoxin family protein gives MTEVILFTQETCGACATQREKNDGIEDEYPDVEFREVDIQRDVETAEEYGVRKTPTTLVYANGEQTAEFIGIVDRDDLESAIESATRQSAGFAQRLVDVVRG, from the coding sequence GTGACCGAAGTCATCCTCTTCACCCAAGAGACGTGCGGAGCGTGCGCGACGCAGCGGGAGAAAAACGACGGCATCGAGGACGAGTACCCCGACGTCGAGTTTCGAGAGGTCGACATCCAGAGAGACGTGGAAACGGCCGAGGAGTACGGCGTCCGGAAGACGCCGACGACACTCGTCTACGCGAACGGTGAACAGACCGCCGAATTCATCGGCATCGTCGACCGGGACGACTTGGAGTCGGCTATCGAGAGCGCGACCCGGCAGTCGGCTGGATTCGCCCAGCGCCTCGTCGACGTCGTGCGTGGATAA
- a CDS encoding multicopper oxidase family protein, whose protein sequence is MPRREHALSRRGLLQLTGATALGALAGCAGQLPGTDDSEGEAVPPRSTVTAEPDTSVSLTSSPGTVRPAPETSTTNWLYEGEFPGPELRVQEGDVLSVELTNGLQAGTTIHWHGVPVANPVDGVPNVTQDPVAPGDTFTYTFRAEPAGTYFYHSHVGLQLDRGLLGPLIVEEPDPHVEYDREYVVVVDDYLPEEPELPSDGGMGGGGGMMGDTRPPYEGLLINGRLPEDPPRFEVTEGERVRLRFVNAGSATVFGVRIAGHEMTVTHADGRPVEPVDVDSFVFGSGERYDAVIEATNPGTWAVRADALDGSEPPATAIVEYESASGGSPQRPSSASNRLQYGDLQAVSSLDGVSGEPDRTFDLTLSRGRSRSYTWTIDGQAYPDADPLQIRPDEHVRIRMTNQSPVVHPMHLHGHFFQVGDAIKDTVIVPGHRGQVTIDFHADNPGRWLFHCHNLYHLDAGMARVVEYVE, encoded by the coding sequence GTGCCGCGTAGAGAACACGCGCTCTCCCGTCGCGGCCTCCTCCAGTTGACGGGAGCGACCGCTCTCGGCGCGCTCGCGGGCTGTGCCGGTCAGCTACCGGGCACCGACGATAGTGAGGGAGAGGCGGTGCCGCCGCGCTCGACAGTGACGGCCGAGCCAGATACGTCCGTCAGCCTCACTTCGTCGCCCGGAACCGTTCGGCCAGCCCCCGAGACGTCGACGACCAACTGGCTGTACGAGGGCGAATTCCCCGGGCCGGAGCTACGCGTCCAGGAGGGTGACGTGCTCAGCGTCGAACTGACCAACGGCCTCCAGGCGGGGACGACGATTCACTGGCACGGTGTCCCCGTCGCGAACCCGGTCGACGGGGTGCCGAACGTGACGCAGGACCCGGTCGCGCCTGGCGATACGTTCACGTACACGTTCCGTGCCGAACCCGCGGGGACGTACTTCTACCACAGTCACGTTGGGCTCCAGCTCGACCGGGGGTTGCTCGGCCCGCTGATCGTCGAAGAGCCCGACCCACACGTCGAGTACGACCGCGAGTACGTCGTCGTCGTCGACGACTACCTCCCCGAAGAGCCGGAGCTTCCTTCGGACGGCGGAATGGGCGGGGGCGGCGGGATGATGGGAGACACTCGCCCGCCGTACGAGGGGCTCCTGATCAACGGTCGGCTTCCAGAGGACCCACCGAGGTTCGAAGTGACAGAGGGAGAGCGGGTGCGCCTCCGGTTCGTGAACGCCGGCAGCGCGACAGTCTTCGGTGTACGAATCGCAGGCCACGAAATGACGGTGACTCACGCCGATGGCCGGCCTGTCGAACCCGTCGACGTGGACTCGTTCGTCTTCGGGTCCGGCGAGCGCTACGACGCAGTGATCGAGGCGACGAACCCGGGCACGTGGGCCGTTCGAGCGGATGCGCTCGATGGAAGCGAACCACCAGCTACGGCCATCGTCGAGTACGAGTCAGCTAGCGGGGGGAGCCCACAGCGCCCGTCGTCGGCCAGTAACCGGCTGCAGTACGGGGACTTGCAGGCGGTCTCCTCGCTCGACGGAGTGAGTGGAGAGCCGGATCGCACGTTCGACCTGACGCTCTCACGCGGCAGGAGCCGGTCGTACACGTGGACGATAGACGGGCAGGCCTACCCGGACGCCGACCCGCTCCAGATTCGGCCCGACGAACACGTCCGAATTCGGATGACCAATCAGAGCCCGGTCGTCCACCCGATGCACCTTCACGGCCACTTCTTCCAGGTCGGCGACGCGATCAAGGACACGGTCATCGTCCCCGGACATCGAGGGCAGGTGACGATCGACTTCCACGCGGACAACCCCGGTCGGTGGTTGTTCCACTGTCACAATCTGTACCATCTCGACGCGGGGATGGCGCGCGTCGTGGAATACGTCGAGTGA
- a CDS encoding MBL fold metallo-hydrolase yields the protein MVTNITAEQLAERIDADEQFTLIDVRPEDSFEAWHVRDAENVPYDPDEGLSEDRLNEVNALIDGQPVVAICGKGLTSTPFAFDLDDHGYDDVSVVTGGMEEWSKLYEVVPIETASEDLVVRQVQRRAKGCLGYVVGSERAEEAVVVDATRQTDQFKVAAQNAGLSISRVLDTHVHADHISGSPALADEVGVPYHLGDAASERGVEYEYDPLSDGDVVEVGDVEIEAMHAPGHTSEMMNYLVDGEVLLTGDTLFVDSVGRTELQFGEDDASRGAELLYDSLHDTILDLPDDTTILPGHLTVTSDGRYENGTPGDPLEARLGDLREDLGFLGLDRGAFVERLTEDVPEKPPNYESVIAINTGRDTVDDENEATELELGPNNCAA from the coding sequence ATGGTCACGAACATCACTGCGGAACAACTCGCGGAGAGAATCGACGCCGACGAACAGTTCACGCTCATCGACGTACGCCCCGAAGACAGCTTCGAGGCCTGGCACGTACGCGATGCGGAGAACGTTCCGTACGACCCTGACGAGGGGCTGAGCGAAGATCGGCTGAACGAGGTGAACGCACTGATCGACGGCCAGCCGGTCGTCGCTATCTGCGGGAAGGGGTTGACGTCGACGCCGTTCGCGTTCGACCTCGACGACCACGGCTACGACGACGTCTCGGTCGTCACTGGCGGCATGGAGGAGTGGAGCAAACTCTACGAGGTCGTCCCCATCGAGACGGCCAGCGAGGACCTCGTCGTCCGGCAGGTCCAGCGCCGAGCGAAGGGCTGTCTCGGCTACGTCGTCGGCTCGGAACGAGCAGAAGAGGCCGTCGTGGTCGATGCGACCCGACAGACCGACCAGTTCAAAGTCGCCGCCCAGAACGCTGGACTCTCCATTTCGCGTGTGCTCGATACGCACGTCCACGCCGACCACATCTCAGGCAGCCCGGCGCTCGCCGACGAGGTCGGCGTACCCTACCACCTCGGCGACGCGGCCAGCGAGCGCGGCGTCGAGTACGAATACGACCCGCTATCGGATGGAGACGTCGTCGAAGTCGGCGACGTCGAGATCGAAGCGATGCACGCGCCCGGACACACCTCGGAGATGATGAACTACCTCGTCGACGGAGAGGTCCTGTTGACGGGCGATACGCTGTTCGTCGACTCCGTCGGACGGACGGAGCTCCAGTTCGGCGAAGACGACGCCTCCCGTGGCGCGGAACTGCTGTACGACTCGCTGCACGACACCATCCTCGACCTCCCAGACGACACGACGATTCTGCCGGGCCACCTCACCGTCACGAGCGACGGCCGCTACGAGAACGGCACGCCGGGCGACCCCCTCGAGGCCCGACTCGGGGACCTCCGCGAAGACCTCGGCTTCCTCGGGCTGGACCGCGGCGCGTTCGTCGAGCGATTGACCGAGGACGTCCCGGAGAAACCCCCGAACTACGAGTCAGTCATCGCCATCAACACCGGCAGAGACACCGTCGACGACGAGAACGAGGCGACTGAACTCGAACTGGGACCGAACAACTGTGCCGCGTAG
- a CDS encoding 5'-nucleotidase C-terminal domain-containing protein: MNDTKALGEWTSLGGDPASDGTGPPDAVFAHVSDLHGQLTPRSQVYYDNPTSKPDFDFGDDDRVVERGGGIPLLAAKLGELREHHDVCTLMSGDTFHGSAVTTYTDGRAMLDPINEHLAPDVYVPGNWDYSNEAAEDGNFVALMDALDAPVLANNLYDWETEERLYDAYRLLDVGGLSVGVVGMTNVYVDRMAPAFSEGKYRFGKHPALLEESARAAREDGADVVVAVTEIGLPWMVQAAKDSASVDVVFSAHTHEYTYDPIVVEETETVVVESGMGEALGRVDLRVRDGELQFRHHLYCLTEGGEHTPEPDADAAETVESVRAPFFEDDPGFERGAGTVDRPLDTVVGQTEHPLYRQSFLESAWNTLFNDALRAHFDTDLAVSHGFRYGTAIPPGDITLGELYTFFPMTTPVARGVAFGQQLTNHMEAFLQDNFSPYPYDQEDGRVRNFSSNVEVTVDPTAQRGRRLVEMQVDGEPVDPEETYSVATFRRPGDPERDLGNCGFPFQDVEVDDGTIPVDVIAEYLADHSPVDYEVMGLVETADDGGRAQNTPADGPYPFVQPGVDYADGEAYCETAMVPRGNVFPEEGRNRTR, encoded by the coding sequence ATGAACGATACCAAGGCACTCGGCGAGTGGACGTCCCTCGGTGGCGACCCTGCCAGTGACGGTACGGGTCCCCCCGACGCGGTCTTCGCCCACGTCAGTGACCTCCACGGACAGCTGACGCCGCGCTCCCAGGTCTACTACGACAATCCGACGTCGAAGCCCGACTTCGACTTCGGAGACGACGACCGCGTCGTCGAGCGCGGCGGCGGGATACCCCTGCTCGCAGCCAAACTCGGCGAACTCCGCGAGCACCACGACGTCTGTACGCTCATGAGCGGCGACACGTTCCACGGCTCCGCCGTGACCACCTACACCGACGGGCGAGCGATGCTCGACCCCATCAACGAACACCTCGCGCCCGACGTCTACGTCCCCGGGAACTGGGACTACTCGAACGAAGCCGCCGAGGACGGTAACTTCGTGGCACTGATGGACGCGCTCGACGCGCCCGTCCTCGCGAACAACCTCTACGACTGGGAGACCGAGGAGCGGTTGTACGACGCCTACCGGCTCCTCGACGTCGGTGGCCTCTCCGTGGGCGTCGTCGGCATGACGAACGTCTACGTCGACCGGATGGCGCCCGCGTTCTCCGAAGGGAAGTACCGCTTCGGCAAGCACCCCGCACTCCTCGAGGAGTCCGCACGGGCCGCTCGCGAGGACGGCGCGGACGTCGTGGTCGCGGTCACCGAGATCGGCCTCCCGTGGATGGTCCAGGCGGCCAAGGACTCTGCGAGCGTGGACGTGGTGTTCAGCGCGCACACCCACGAGTACACCTACGACCCGATCGTCGTCGAGGAGACCGAGACGGTCGTCGTCGAGTCCGGCATGGGCGAGGCGCTCGGCCGCGTGGACCTGCGCGTTCGGGACGGCGAGCTACAGTTCCGACACCACCTCTACTGTCTGACCGAGGGCGGCGAACACACGCCGGAACCGGACGCCGACGCGGCGGAGACAGTCGAATCGGTGCGTGCGCCCTTCTTCGAGGACGACCCGGGGTTCGAGCGAGGGGCGGGCACGGTCGACCGTCCGCTGGATACGGTCGTCGGCCAGACGGAGCACCCGCTCTACCGGCAGTCCTTCCTCGAGAGCGCGTGGAACACGCTGTTCAACGACGCGCTCCGCGCTCACTTCGACACCGACCTCGCCGTCTCGCACGGGTTCCGGTACGGGACTGCCATCCCGCCGGGTGACATCACACTCGGCGAGCTGTACACGTTCTTCCCGATGACGACGCCCGTCGCCCGCGGTGTCGCCTTCGGCCAGCAACTCACGAACCACATGGAGGCGTTCCTTCAGGACAACTTCTCGCCGTACCCCTACGACCAGGAGGACGGTCGCGTCCGGAACTTCTCCTCGAACGTCGAGGTGACTGTCGACCCGACGGCCCAGCGCGGCCGCCGCCTCGTCGAGATGCAGGTCGACGGCGAGCCGGTCGACCCGGAAGAGACGTACTCGGTGGCGACGTTCCGCCGGCCCGGCGACCCCGAACGCGACCTCGGCAACTGCGGGTTCCCGTTCCAGGACGTCGAGGTCGACGACGGGACGATACCGGTCGACGTCATCGCCGAGTACCTCGCGGACCACTCGCCCGTCGACTACGAGGTGATGGGGCTGGTCGAGACCGCAGACGACGGCGGCCGAGCCCAGAACACGCCCGCAGACGGGCCGTACCCGTTCGTCCAGCCCGGCGTCGACTACGCTGACGGCGAGGCGTACTGCGAGACAGCCATGGTTCCGCGCGGGAACGTTTTCCCCGAAGAGGGGCGTAATCGAACGCGCTAG
- a CDS encoding sulfite exporter TauE/SafE family protein, translated as MTGDWVTTGLSAVVILVAAAVHGIAGFGFAQVSMGIMPLFRSPSSASIIFTVTAVVANGRVWWSVRDAFDWEKWIVPVAGLVVGMPLGIVVFSRFDETQMRVAIGGVLVLAVIIVGATQQLDTVTDWIKEKDYRPGKVIGATAGLFAGIFGGAVAVPGPPMIVYGAFMSASGFWTDEEMKATFTAFFGTLMLYRLGSLTYTGDVTTPLMIESVVAVPMVFVGSWIGVYIFDNIPKRIFQWLVLALLSVNAFVLLYTAVPEL; from the coding sequence ATGACGGGCGACTGGGTGACGACGGGGTTGTCTGCGGTCGTCATCCTCGTCGCGGCCGCCGTTCACGGCATCGCCGGGTTCGGCTTCGCGCAGGTGTCGATGGGCATAATGCCGCTGTTCCGGTCGCCCTCGAGCGCGTCGATCATCTTCACGGTGACGGCGGTGGTGGCCAACGGCCGCGTCTGGTGGAGCGTCCGCGACGCCTTCGACTGGGAGAAGTGGATCGTCCCCGTCGCCGGCCTCGTCGTCGGGATGCCGCTCGGCATCGTCGTGTTCAGTCGGTTCGACGAGACGCAGATGCGTGTCGCCATCGGGGGCGTCCTCGTGTTGGCCGTCATCATCGTCGGCGCGACCCAGCAACTCGATACCGTCACGGACTGGATCAAGGAGAAGGACTACCGGCCGGGGAAAGTAATCGGCGCGACGGCCGGGCTTTTCGCGGGGATCTTCGGCGGTGCCGTCGCTGTTCCCGGTCCGCCGATGATCGTCTACGGCGCGTTCATGTCGGCCAGCGGGTTCTGGACCGACGAGGAGATGAAGGCCACGTTCACCGCCTTCTTCGGGACGCTCATGCTCTACCGCCTCGGGAGTCTCACCTACACGGGAGACGTGACGACGCCACTGATGATCGAGTCTGTCGTCGCCGTTCCGATGGTGTTCGTCGGCTCCTGGATCGGCGTGTACATCTTCGACAACATCCCCAAGCGCATCTTCCAGTGGCTCGTGCTGGCGCTACTGTCCGTGAACGCGTTCGTCCTCCTGTACACGGCGGTGCCGGAACTCTAA
- a CDS encoding type IV pilin yields the protein MEISFDIPDRDERGVSPVIGVILMVAITVILAAVIASFVLGFGDSVSENVQAGADISEKDDGTVGVTWISEGNADHLNVSVSDTTDVEFSNGDDASDPDVELQNVGDTASVIDSSDSDGDHTVTVTVTAVGSQGSRTVVTQEEVTVRD from the coding sequence ATGGAAATCAGCTTCGACATCCCTGACCGAGACGAGCGTGGGGTCTCGCCGGTTATCGGCGTTATCCTGATGGTAGCGATTACAGTCATCCTGGCGGCCGTCATCGCGAGCTTCGTGCTCGGATTCGGTGACAGCGTCAGCGAGAACGTCCAGGCCGGCGCAGATATTAGCGAGAAGGATGATGGTACAGTGGGTGTGACTTGGATTAGTGAGGGGAACGCCGATCACCTGAATGTGTCTGTATCGGATACTACGGACGTTGAATTCTCGAATGGTGATGATGCTTCTGACCCCGACGTTGAACTTCAAAATGTTGGTGACACAGCATCCGTTATCGACAGTTCTGACAGCGATGGCGACCACACAGTGACGGTGACTGTAACGGCCGTTGGTAGCCAGGGTTCACGGACTGTCGTTACACAGGAAGAAGTGACTGTGCGGGACTAG
- a CDS encoding geranylgeranylglycerol-phosphate geranylgeranyltransferase encodes MGVAATVRGLVELTRPVNTVAAGALTFIGAFVAGGAFAQPAATAAAVGATWFATAAGMAINDYFDRDIDRINNPERAIPRGAVSERGALAFSVALFAGAVVLAVLLPPLALGIATVNLLGLVTYTKYFKGLPGAGNALVAYLVGSTFLFGAAAVGDPLAGGVLAVLAALSTFTREIIKDVEDVAGDREEGLRTLPIVIGERRALVLGTVLLVIAVVASPVPYLAGTFGVWYLVVVVPADAIMLAAAYRSFDDPEAGQQLLKTGTFVAAAAFVVGRLAGA; translated from the coding sequence ATGGGCGTGGCGGCTACAGTACGAGGGTTAGTGGAGCTCACGCGGCCGGTGAACACGGTCGCGGCGGGCGCGTTGACGTTCATCGGGGCGTTCGTCGCGGGCGGGGCGTTCGCGCAGCCGGCGGCGACGGCGGCCGCGGTGGGGGCGACGTGGTTCGCGACGGCGGCGGGGATGGCGATCAACGACTACTTCGACCGGGACATCGACCGCATCAACAACCCGGAGCGCGCGATTCCGCGCGGCGCGGTGTCCGAGCGGGGAGCGCTGGCGTTCAGTGTCGCGCTGTTCGCGGGTGCAGTCGTGCTGGCGGTGCTGTTGCCGCCGCTGGCGCTCGGCATCGCGACGGTGAACCTCCTCGGGCTGGTGACGTACACGAAGTACTTCAAGGGGCTGCCGGGCGCGGGGAACGCGCTTGTGGCCTACCTCGTCGGGAGCACGTTCCTGTTCGGCGCGGCGGCCGTGGGCGACCCGCTGGCTGGCGGCGTGCTCGCCGTGCTGGCGGCGCTGTCGACGTTCACGCGTGAAATCATCAAGGACGTCGAGGACGTCGCAGGCGACCGCGAGGAGGGCTTGCGGACGCTCCCCATCGTCATCGGGGAGCGCCGCGCGCTCGTCCTCGGGACGGTCCTCCTCGTAATCGCGGTCGTCGCGAGCCCGGTGCCGTACCTCGCGGGGACGTTCGGCGTCTGGTACCTCGTGGTGGTGGTGCCCGCAGACGCCATCATGCTGGCGGCGGCGTACCGGAGCTTCGACGACCCGGAGGCGGGTCAACAACTACTCAAGACGGGGACGTTCGTCGCGGCAGCCGCGTTCGTTGTCGGACGGCTCGCGGGGGCGTGA
- a CDS encoding ATPase domain-containing protein — MYELGAAFSDVDVDPGTNILVEGPPMSGKRDLAIDILAAGAREGEGSIVVSTKDSAERVAEDFSEHVGDTEPLLGIVDCVTKQQGMGTATESELVRYASSPVDLTGIGIELSELLRALYQQRGVTRNRILLHSLSTLLMYSDLQTVFRFLHVFTGRVQSADALGVFVADSSAHDEQTVSTLKQLFDGIVTIREREDGGFEARLVGLGDGTDWRDL, encoded by the coding sequence ATGTACGAGCTTGGCGCGGCCTTCTCGGACGTAGACGTCGACCCGGGGACGAACATCCTCGTGGAGGGACCGCCGATGAGCGGCAAGCGGGACCTCGCGATCGACATCCTAGCCGCGGGTGCGCGCGAGGGAGAGGGGTCCATCGTCGTCTCGACGAAGGACAGCGCGGAGCGGGTCGCGGAGGACTTCTCCGAGCACGTGGGGGACACGGAGCCGCTGCTGGGGATCGTGGACTGCGTCACGAAACAGCAGGGGATGGGGACGGCGACGGAGTCCGAACTCGTCCGGTACGCGTCCTCGCCCGTGGACCTGACCGGTATCGGTATCGAGCTCTCGGAGCTGTTGCGCGCGCTCTACCAGCAGCGCGGCGTCACCCGCAACCGCATCCTCCTGCACTCGCTGTCGACGCTTTTGATGTACTCGGACCTCCAGACGGTGTTCCGGTTCCTGCACGTGTTCACGGGGCGCGTGCAGAGCGCGGACGCGCTCGGCGTGTTCGTCGCCGACTCCAGCGCGCACGACGAGCAGACGGTGAGCACCCTCAAGCAGCTGTTCGACGGTATCGTCACGATTCGCGAGCGCGAGGACGGCGGGTTCGAGGCGCGGCTCGTCGGCCTCGGCGACGGCACCGACTGGCGGGACCTGTAG
- a CDS encoding CoA-binding protein: MPVESDEELAEILDYERVAVVGCSSTQGKAAHDIPQYLLDHGYDVIPVNPYADEIFGREVYDSLSDVEEDVELVDVFRPSEEVAGIVDEAIERDDVRAVWMQLGIENDDAAARAEEAGLRVVQDKCMKVEHGRLKA, from the coding sequence ATGCCCGTCGAATCCGACGAGGAACTCGCGGAGATTCTGGACTACGAGCGCGTCGCGGTCGTCGGCTGCTCGTCGACGCAGGGGAAGGCCGCCCACGACATCCCCCAGTACTTGCTCGACCACGGCTACGACGTGATCCCCGTGAACCCGTACGCCGACGAGATATTCGGCCGCGAGGTCTACGACTCCTTATCCGACGTCGAGGAGGACGTCGAGCTCGTGGACGTGTTCCGGCCGAGCGAGGAGGTCGCGGGAATCGTCGACGAGGCGATCGAGCGCGACGACGTCCGGGCAGTGTGGATGCAGCTCGGCATCGAGAACGACGACGCCGCTGCGCGCGCCGAGGAGGCGGGGCTGCGCGTCGTTCAGGACAAGTGCATGAAGGTCGAACACGGCCGACTGAAGGCCTGA